In the Urocitellus parryii isolate mUroPar1 chromosome 10, mUroPar1.hap1, whole genome shotgun sequence genome, one interval contains:
- the Clock gene encoding circadian locomoter output cycles protein kaput isoform X3: MTDGSIIYVSESVTSLLEHLPSDLVDQSIFNFIPEGEHSEFYKILSTHLLESDSLTPEYLKSKNQLEFCCHMLRGTIDPKEPSTYEYVRFIGNFKSLNSVSTAAHNGFEGTIQRTHRPSYEDRVCFVATVRLATPQFIKEMCTVEEPNEEFTSRHSLEWKFLFLDHRAPPIIGYLPFEVLGTSGYDYYHVDDLENLAKCHEHLMQYGKGKSCYYRFLTKGQQWIWLQTHYYITYHQWNSRPEFIVCTHTVVSYAEVRAERRRELGIEESLPETAADKSQDSGSDNRINTVSLKEALERFDHSPTPSASSRSSRKSSHTAVSDPSSTPTKIPTDTSTPPRQHLPAHEKMAQRRSSFSSQSINSQSVGPSLTQPVMSQAANLPIPQGMSQFQFSAQLGAMQHLKDQLEQRTRMIEANIHRQQEELRKIQEQLQMVHGQGLQMFLQQSNPGLNFGSVQLTSGNSSNIQQLTPVNMQGQVVSTNQIQSGMNTGHIGTSPHMIQQQTLQSTSTQQNQQSVLSGHSQQTSLPSQTQSTLTAPLYNTMVISQPAAGSMVQIPSSMPQNSTQSAAVTTFTQDRQIRFSQGQQLVTKLVTAPVACGAVMVPSTMLMGQVVTAYPTFAAQQQQAQTLSVTQQQQQQQQQQQQQQQQQQQQQSSQEQQLPPVQQPSQAQLTQTPQQFLQTSRLLHGNPSTQLILSAAFPLQQSTFSQSHHQQHQSQQQQQLSRHRTDSLTDPSKVQSQ, from the exons tctgaTCTTGTGGATcaaagtatatttaattttatcccAGAGGGGGAACATTCAGAGTTTTATAAAATACTCTCTACCCATCTGCTGGAAAGTGATTCATTAACTCCTGAATACTTAAAAT CAAAAAATCAATTAGAGTTCTGTTGTCATATGCTTCGAGGAACAATAGATCCAAAGGAGCCATCTACCTATGAGTATGTGAGATTTATAGGAAATTTCAAATCTTTAAACAGTG TATCTACTGCTGCACATAATGGTTTTGAAGGAACCATACAACGCACACATAGACCTTCTTATGAAGATAGGGTTTGTTTTGTAGCTACTGTCAGGTTAGCTACACCTCAGTTTATCAAG GAAATGTGTACTGTTGAAGAACCCAATGAAGAGTTTACATCTAGACATAGTTTAGAATGGAAGTTTCTATTTCTTGATCACAG GGCACCACCAATAATAGGATATTTGCCATTTGAAGTTTTGGGAACATCAGGCTATGATTACTATCATGTGGATGACCTAGAAAATCTGGCAAAATGTCACGAACACt taatgCAATATGGGAAAGGCAAATCGTGTTATTATAGGTTCCTGACCAAAGGGCAGCAGTGGATTTGGCTTCAAACTCATTATTATATCACTTATCATCAGTGGAATTCAAGGCCAGAGTTTATTGTTTGTACTCACACTGTAGTAAG TTATGCAGAAGTTAGGGCTGAAAGACGACGAGAACTTGGCATTGAAGAGTCTCTTCCTGAGACAGCTGCTGACAAA AGCCAAGATTCTGGGTCTGATAATCGCATAAACACAGTCAGTCTCAAAGAAGCATTGGAAAGATTTGATCACAGTCCAACCCCTTCTGCCTCCTCCCGGAGTTCAAGAAAATCATCTCATACAGCAGTCTCAGACCCTTCCT CAACACCAACAAAGATCCCAACAGATACTAGCACTCCTCCCAGACAACATTTACCAGCTCATGAAAAGATGGCTCAAAGGAGATCATCATTTAGTAGCCAG tCCATAAATTCCCAGTCTGTTGGTCCATCATTAACACAGCCAGTGATGTCGCAAGCTGCAAATTTACCAATTCCACAAGGCATGTCCcag TTTCAGTTTTCAGCGCAGCTAGGAGCCATGCAGCATCTGAAAGACCAGTTGGAGCAACGGACACGGATGATAGAGGCAAATATTCATCGGCAACAAGAAGAACTAAGGAAAATTCAAGAACAACTTCAAATGGTCCATGGTCAAGGGCTGCAG ATGTTTTTGCAGCAGTCAAACCCTGGGTTGAACTTTGGTTCTGTTCAGCTTACTTCTGGAAATTCATCTAACATCCAGCAACTCACACCTGTAAATATGCAAGGCCAGGTTGTTTCTACTAACCAAATTCAAAGTGGAATGAATACTGGACATATTGGTACAAGTCCGCACATGATACAACAACAGACTTTACAGAGTACATCTACTCAG CAGAATCAACAAAGTGTACTGAGTGGGCACAGTCAGCAAACGTCTCTTCCCAGTCAGACGCAGAGCACTCTTACAGCCCCACTGTATAATACTATGGTGATTTCTCAGCCTGCAGCTGGAAGCATGGTCCAGATTCCATCCAGTATGCCACAGAACAGTACCCAGAGTGCTGCAGTAACTACATTCACTCAGGACAGACAGATAAG ATTTTCTCAAGGTCAGCAACTTGTGACCAAATTAGTGACTGCTCCTGTAGCTTGTGGGGCAGTCATGGTACCTAGTACTATGCTCATGGGTCAGGTGGTGACTGCCTATCCTACTTTTGCTGCACAACAGCAGCAGGCACAGACACTGTCAGTAacgcagcagcaacagcagcagcagcagcagcagcaacagcaacagcaacagcaacagcaacagcagaGTTCCCAGGAACAGCAGCTTCCTCCAGTTCAGCAACCATCTCAGGCTCAACTGACTCAAACACCACAGCAGTTTTTACAG acttCTAGGTTGCTCCATGGGAATCCTTCAACTCAGCTCATCCTCTCTGCTGCATTTCCACTACAACAGAGCACCTTCTCTCAGTCACATCACCAGCAacaccagtctcagcaacagcagcAACTTAGTCGGCACAGGACTGACAGTTTGACTGATCCTTCTAAGGTTCAATCACAGTAG